In the Aggregatilinea lenta genome, ACCCGCCTCCAGCGTCGAAGTAGGCCGCAGCGTCGCGATCACATAGTTGAGCTGCGACGCATAGTTGTCCTTGAGCGCGCGCAGGTTCAGGAAGACGCGCTCGTCCAGCCCGGTCAGCACCGCATCGAACTCGTCCAGGATCAGGATCACTTCCTGCGAGTCGTCGGCCTGGATCAGATCCAGCAGCGCGTCGTTGAACGCCAGCGGAATGGTGAAGGAGTTCTGCGAGCGCACGACCGTCTGGTAATGCTCGTCCAGGCGCGCCAGCAGCGGCTGGGGCGTGGGCTTCTGGCCGGAGAGCGTCTCGATCACCGCGCGCAGCACGACCTCGTAAAAGCCCTGGGCGCTCATTTCGAGCATGCGATTGCAGTCCACGTAGACGAACAGCGCCGGATGCCCGACGCGCTGCTCGTATGACTGCGCGAAGGCCGATTGGGCGACGTGCCGCAGCAGCGTCGATTTGCCGAAGTTGCTCAATCCCACCAGCGAGATCGGCTGCCCGACCACCAGCATATCCAGGATGTCCGCCGCGTCACGGGGCCGGTAGGGCGTCAGAGTGTGTCGTTCAGACATAACGTGCACCACCAGTGGAGGGACACATCACCGGCGTCCCCATTATGCAAAGAGGGCTATAGGGGCTTGTTGCGTGCACCCAATCGCGAACCGGCCTATCCTCTCCCCTGGCACCCGCTCGCCAGTGACGAGGCAAAAACAAAGTCCTTCCTTTTCCCCTGAGAGGAAGGCAAGCCGGGCCGGGGAACAGCGCCGTACGAGCGCACACCACAGTCCCCAGGCGTCGAAGAGGGGCAATACGATGACTGCCCCTGATGATTCTCGCTTACTCTGTGCCCACGCCGCCGGTTAGCTCGGTGTACGCAGCTTGCGCGCGATGACCACGACGGACACCAGTCCCGCCGCCGCGATTGCCAGCAGCGTCAGACCGTTGGTGCCATCAATGTCGCCCGCCTGATCGGCGATGTCGGAGAAGAAGCCCGTGGTGGGCAGTGCCGAGGGCAGCGCCTCTACGCCGGCTTCTTCCGTAGCCATCTCAAGAGTGGGCGGGGTCGTGGGCGACACGCCCAGTTCCGCGAGCGCCGTCATGGTCGCACTGATACCTTCCAGGTCCGGCGTGGGCGTGGGCGGAATGCCGACCGTAAAGGTGATCTCGCCCGCCGTCGGCACATTCACCTGGATCAGGACCTCGTCCGTGGGCGGGATCTGCGCCTGGATGTCGGCTGGCAGCGACGTGTAATCGACCAGCAGCCAGTAGACACCCGGCTCCAGCGAGCCGAAGTCGAACTCGCCGCCTTCGCCGGTGATAATCTCGCCGATGAACTCGTCGCCCAGCTCGATGGTCGGCGTGGGCTGTGCGCCCTGGCGGCTGCCGCTGACCAGCACGATGTGGCCCTCGCCGCCGGACGGATGATACGCCGCGCCGCCCGCTTCTTCGGTCGCGCCGGCGTCGGCGGTCGCTTCAGGCTCCGGCCCAGCAGACGCCGGATTATTGGGCGTGGTCAGCGTCAGCGTATAGTCGCCGGGGCCGGACACACTGCTGACCCGCAAGGCGTAGGTGCCGTCTTCGGGCAGCTCAAAGTTCTCGATGAGCGCGTTCAGGCCGTCGCCGCTGTCGTCGTCTTCGGCCACAATCGTACCGTCCGGGCCGACCATCTCGACGAACATATCCATGCTGACTTCGTCACCGGCCACCGCGCTAACGGTGACCACGTCACCCGCGCTGCCGTCGAAGACCCACTCGACCGGGGTCGTGTCTTCCAGCGTCTCCGTCATGGCTTCACCGTAAGCGATGGAGGGCGCTTCTTCGGTCGCGCCAGCAGTCGCCTCTTCGAAGGGCACACCGGTCACTGCGAGGGGAGTGCCTTCTTCGGGGATGGTCACGGTCGTCACGTCGGACGGCGTAAACACGCCGTCGCCGTCGTCACGGTAGAGCCGGATCGTCACGCCCGAAAACGGGTTGTTCGATTCGTCCACCAGATGCCCGGAGAGGCGCGCGGCCACGGCCACGGCGGTCTGCGTCGCGCCGTTCGACTGCGCCACAGCGGTTCCGGTCGCGTCGTTCGCTTCCGCCTGAGCGGTCTGCGTCGCCTGACGCGCGGCAGCGGTCGAGGCGGCCTGTTCGGCGGCAGACGTCGCGGCAGCCACCGCCGTCTGCGTAAGCTGCGCTTCGGCGGTGGCCGTCGCAGCGGCGTTAGCCGCGGACTGTGTCTGCGCCTCAAAGATGGCGTTCTGCGTCACCGTCCCGGCCAACTCGAACTCGCGCACGGCGGTCTGGCTGGCTTCGAAGGCGATCTGTGCCGCCGTCTGCGTATATCCAAAATTCATCGCCACTGCGGTGTTGGTCTGAATGACGGCAGTCGAGGTCAGCTCGTTGGGGCTTACTTCATCGCCGCCGCCCAGGGCCAGCACGATCAGGATCCCAACGATGGCGATGACCGCCAGCATGAGCAGCGCGCCGACGATCTTAAACGTCCGGCTGATGCCGCCCTCATCCGGTTCTTCGAAGCCCGGCAGATCCAGGTCTTCTTCGAACGGTGGCATCTCGTCCAGTTCGCTCAGGTCGTCCAGGTCTTCGAAGCCCATAATTCCCTCCGCGATTGTGTGGCGTAAATGCTTTCGCCTGGCCCGGCAGCGCGTCTCAGCCGAGCAGTTCCAGGTTGACCAACGCGATGGCGGTGATGCGACCGCTCGGCAGCCTCACGCGGGCACTCGGCAGCCGCAGACCACTCTCGGTGACCTGCGGTTCAGGCGGCAGCTCGACTACTTCAACAACGAGACCGTCCCACGGCGCGCGCACGATCCGCACACGGTCGCCTATTTCCAGGGCGCGGTCAACCGTAGGGGCGGGCGGCATGGCGCTGCCGGACGGCAGCGGGATCAATATTTCCGGGCGCTCGCCCGTCCAGCGATCGGGAAGTGCGGCATTGAAGGCAGCCTGACGGCCCACACTGCTGCCCAGGAGCTGGTAGATCGCGTCGGTCGGCCTGCGCTGACCAAATCCCTCGGTCAATATTACAGGGAATGTAAGCCGCAACGCCAATTCGCGCAAGTTTGAGGGCATGCTGGGCGCGACGACGCCCGCCACTTCCTGCTGTTCCGCGATGGCAAGGTCGCGCTTGGTGAGCGGATCGGGGCTGATGACCACCACGCGACGGTATTCCGAAATACGCATGTCGATCTGGTTCAGACCGGTGAAGCCGTCTTCCGGCAGAAAGCGGAACGTCTCGAACCCCAGGCGGCCATTCCCCCACGCGCACTGGATCAGCGCGCCCGTGGTGGAGATGAGCACGGTGTTATTTTCCGCCTGCTCGACCTGCCCCGGAATGCCCGCGAACACCTCGACCGAGCGCTCGATCGTCTGCAGCACGATCTCCGCGCCCTCGACGCGCGTCACCTGCCCGTCGACGGGCGAGACGACCGTCTTCATACGGCGGCCCCGGCCTCGCTGGGCGAGCACCTGCCCCGTCTCGACGTGCTGGCCCTCACGGACCTGCATATAGCTCGCCAGTTGGACCGGATCGGTGACGTTCTTGGCGATGCCGCTGATGTCGACCGTGTGCAGCGCGCCCAATACCTCGCCTTGCAGCACGGCCTGGAACGCCTCGACGTTCATGCGCGGGGTCGCCTGCATCTCGCGCAGAACGACGCCCGGCGGCAGCCTGCGCTCGCGCTGCACCCGCGCGAGGCCCATCACGATCGACGTTTCAGGATAGTACGGCATGGGCCGCGTCCTCCTGGGGCGCCAGCACTTCTTCACCCGGCTCGTCCGGGGCGACATCGCCGCCGGTCATGGCCGCCAGCCAGCGCTCGAAGCGCGCCACCCGCTCTTTGGGGCGCGGCAGCGCCAGTGGACGTCCGCGCGCGTCGAAGATGATGCCCGCCGCGCCCGCCACCACGTGCAGCTTGAGCCGCCGCTTGCCGTTGATCGACAGGCCGCGCCGCAGCTTGATCGACACATTGCAGACCATGCCGGGCGACACGGGAGCCATCCAGATCTCGCCGCCGCGCACGGTGTGCGTGATCGTCCGGCCCGACGCCGGGCGGATCTGCACGGTCATCGCGCTCTGGCCGTTCCGCGCCGCGCCCAGCGGACTGAACGCCGTCGCCAGCGGCAGCAGCGCGTCGCCGTCCAGCATCTGCACGGTGATGATCGGCTTGAGATAGGCCGCCACACCCAGACCGGACAGCAGGTTGTACGGGTCCAGCCGCAGCTCGGTGATACCCACCGGCTGGAGCGCGTCCAGCAGCAACATGGCCGACACGCCGGGATGCTGCGCGTCGGTCAGCACCGCACCCGCCGCGATCACCGGGCTAAACGCGGGCGGCAGGTCGCCGCGTCCCAGGCCCCACTCGGCGCGCGACCCGCGCACCATGCGCCGCACGATCTCGCGCGCGACCGCCTGCTCGATCATCAGATCGCGCGGGCTGCCGGGCACGGTCGCCGGGCGCAGCGCCTTGTTATGCGCGTAATCCCACAGCTCGTCGTCGGTCACGTCCGGCGGCAGCCACTTACGCAGCGTGTCGAGCTTGAGCGTGTCGAGGGTATCAACGAGGCTGTGGCCGATGCCCAGCCCGGTATGGACCGAAAAGCGTGTCTCTTTGTGCACGCCCGCGACGAGCGCGCTGTTGGTGCTGCCAATGTCCACCACCAGCGGGCCAACACCGCGCCGGGGCAGCTCCGTGAGGTAGCGCACCGCGCTGATCGTGCCCTGCACCGTCGGCACGATGCCGATTGGGCTATAGCGCGCGACCTCGGCAAAGCCGCCGGGCTGGTGGCTGCGGAAATCGTCGTAGGCCAGGGACAGTTCGATCTGCGCGGGGAACACCTGCTCCTCGCGCATGTCAGGGCGCACGTTAGGCGCGTAGAACATCGCCGCGCGCGTCGAGAGCAGGCGTTTGATCTGCGGGCGCAGCGCGCGGTTGCCCGCGTACAGCACGCTCGGCGGCTGGCCGCGCATCGCCATCAGCGCGTCACGTACGGTCCCGGCCATGTCGAGCACGAGCGATTCCGTGCCCTCGTCGGTGCCGCCCGCGATCAGGATCAGGTCGGGGTGGGCGCTGAGGATAGCGCTGATACGCTGGTCGGGTGTGCGGCCATCGTAGGGGCTGATCGTGTCGACCACGGTCACGGGGCTGCCCGCCAGGACGTGCCGGGCGCTGGCGAGGCTCATTTCGGGCGTGAGGCCCGCCACCAGCACGCGTCCGGGTCGCCCCGCGCTGGCCGTCGCCAGGAACTGATCGACGCCGTGGCCGTTGGCTTCGGGCATCAGGAAGGGACTTTCGGAGCCGGGCACGATCAGGGTGCGCCCGGTCGCGGCGGTAATCTGCTGCGCCGCGCGGTCCAGGCCGATGCCGACGCTGCCCAGGGGCGCTTCCGCCGTGGTGCGCACGCGCGCCCCGGCCACGAAGCGATACTGTCCTTCGACCACGTCGACCAGCGCCAGGCGCGTATGCACGCTGCCGATGTCGGCCAACAGGATCGAGTTGACGTGCTCAAACGCCATGCGCGCCTATCCCCCTATCCGGTCGAGAATGAATTGGAGCTGCTCGCGGATCACGTCGCCGAAGACGGTCATACTGGTCAGGATCACCCCGCCGTAGAGCACGCCGAGCGTCACCGTGACGAACAACTGGCCGACCGCGCCCAACGCGCGGAACGGCCACGGACGCTGCCCGGTGCTCGCGCGGCGCGCGCCCAGGTACTGAAACGCCAGCAGCGTGGTGATCACGCCGACCAGCAGCACCACGCCATCCACTGCATCGTCGCCGAGCGTGGCGCTCGTGTCGCGCGCGAGCGGGATGATCGTGCCCGCCACCGCGCCAACCAGCGCGACCGCCGTGCCGACGCCGATCACCACCGCCAGCCCCAGGTTGCCCACCGGGGCGAGGCGCGGCGAGAACTTGAACAGCAGCAGCGCGCCAAACAGCAGCGGCAACGCGCCCGCGAGACGCACCGCAGTGATTTCGACAGAGGTAAGGTCGCCCTGCACGGCGAACAGCGTGTGGTCGAACCAGGGGATCAGCACCGTCTCGACCGCGACGACGGCCACGTAGCCCGCCGCCACGCCGACCAGCACGTGCACCGCCAGCCGGTACAGCACGTTGTCGCCCAGCAGATAGCTGAACACCAGCACGGTCAGCACGAGCGAAACCCACCCGGCGATGAGATCGAGGTCCCCAGGCGTCACGAGCGTCCCCTCCGAACGAGCGCACGGAACAGGTTAATGATGAGGCCCAGCGCGATCAGCCCGGCAGCCAGCGCCGCGCCTAACGCGGTGCTGTTCCACCGTGCCGCGTCGAGGTCGGGCAGGTCGAAGCCGAGGTCGTCGGGCGGCGAATAGGGCGTGCGCGTCTCGGCGTTCTGCGCCGCGTCGTAGCTGCGTGTGTCGCGGTACCCGGCCAGATAGCCCAGGTAGCCGTCGTCGTTGACGTAGCTGGACGCCAGCGGCTCGATGGCCGCCGTCACCAGCGCGACCATCGGCACTCTCGCGTCGCCCATCTGCTCGGCCCAGCGCCGCACGTCGTCGGACGACTCGCCCACGACCACGATCAGCGCGACGTCATCCGCCACGTCCAGATTCAGGCCGGTCGCCTCGCCGTCGATGTCGGTCACGAACGGCGACGGCAGCGCCAGCGGATGGTCCTCATCCGCGCCACGCAGGGCACGCACGCCGGTCGCGTCGCCGGGAATATAGCCGAGCAGGTAATAGTCCTGGCCCGCTTCCAGCGCCGTTTCGTTCTTGTCGCGCACGTCCAGCAGCCGCTCGTCCGTCGCCAGCGGCGCGATTACGGCGCGGGCATGCAGCGCGCCCGCGATGTCCGTGCCGGTCGTCAGCGGGATGGCGCGGTGTGCCAGCACGTCGCGCAACACGGCCTCCAGCAGCGGATCGAGTTCCCCGGCGGCAGTCGGGCCATATTCCAGCGCGACCAGCACGGTGTCGCCCGCGTCCAGCGCGGCGACGGCATCCGCGACGGCCTGCCGGTCCCCGCTGAGCGCGGGCGGATCGGCGGCGAAGTGCAGGGCGTCGGTGGCAAAGGGCGCGATCAGCCCGGCCAGCAGCACCAGCACGATCAGTACACGGTCGAGCTTGAAGCGGCGCACCCGGCGGCGGTGTGCGCGCGGCGCGACTTCTTCCAGCGCGGCGGCCTCCTCCTCCAGGCTCGTGAACATTTCCGGCTCGCGCAGGTCCTCGTCGATGACGTCGTCGCCCGCCGCCGCATCGAGCATACGCCGCAGGCGGTCGGCGCGCGTCTGTTGGTCGCGCGTGACGGCCAAACCCATCACCGGGGGCACGGTGCGCGGAATCGCCAGATCGAACGGCGACAGCGCGCCCGCGATCCCGGCCAGCGGCCCCGATTCGGACGCGGGCGCAGGCTTCGGCGGCTGGCTCAGGTCGCGCAGCGTCGTCTCGCGGAAAACCTGAAGCTGGTCCGGCAGGTCGATCACCGGGAGCTGCTCGACATCCACGGACACGCCGCCCGCGCGCACCGTTACCGGCACCTCGGACGGGCGCAGCTCCGCGACCCAGTCCGGCTGGAACGCTGCGTCGGCGGAAGTACCCACCTCGGCCAGCGGCGTCTCGGTCGGTGGGGCGGCTTCAAAGGCGGACTGGGGGTCGGGCGGGAACAGGTCGTCCACGCCCGGCGCGGCCTGCGCGTCGTGCCCCGGCGGCAGCGGGAACAGGTCGTCGACCGTCGGCAGCGCCGCGTCGTCGAGCAGCGCTTCGAAGTCCGGCTCGACGCCCTCTTCGGCTTCATGGGGATCGGGCGTGCCGAAGATTTCCCACACGTCGGCGGGTTCTTCAAGCCGCAGTTCCGGCGGCAGCTCGTCTTCTTCGACCGGCTCCGGTTCGGGCAGCGGCGCAGGCTCCGGCGGCGGCGTATACAGGCTCAGCAGGCTGTCGATGTCCACCTCGTCGCCGGCCTGCGGCGCTTCGGACGCGCGGGTCTCGGTCGCCTGCGGCGTTTCGGGTTCCGTTCCCGGCTCCGGCACGACGTCCTCGGACGAAATGCCGGACAGCCAGTCCAGGCCGCCTTCGTCGCCGCCCCGTGGCGCGGAGGCCATCGGCTGCTCGCTCGTCACGCGGGATGGTTCTTCGCCCTCATTGAGCGTACGGAGCCAGTCGGGCGCGTTCTCGTCCAGCGGCGTGGCCGCCTGCGGATCGAAGCGCTCCACAAAATCGCTGGCCGGTTCTTCCTCGGACTCTGCCGGTGGGACGAAGTCGGCCATCCACGCTTCGAGTTCTTCCTCGGTGTCGCCGGTGGGCATCTCCTGGTCCAGTTCAAGCTCTGGGAAGGGGATGTCTTCCGGCCCGGCGATCGCGTCCGCACCGGGGAACACCGGTTCTTCCTCGTCGATGAGTTCCGGCTCGATCTCCACGCCAAACTGCGCGGCGAGGCTTTCCTCCTTGGGAGGTTCGGCCACCGACAGCTCGCTGGCAGCGAGTTGGTCGCCAAACAGCGCATCGAAGTCCAGTTCAGCAGCGAGTTCAGGCTCCGCCGCTTCTTCCGGCGCGGCCCCGAACAGCGCTTCAAGATCCATTTCGGGAATCTCACCGGCGGGCGCGAACTCGGCTTCCGGCTCGACGTGGAACAGCTCGGACAGATCCGGCTGCGGTTCCTCGGCAGTGGGCGCTTCGGCCTCGGCTTCCGGCGCGGGCGGCTCAATACCGAACGGCAGCGGCACCTCCGGCTCTGAAGCAGGCGGCTTGATGTCGAACGGCAGCGGCAGCTCCGGTTCGGGCGTCTCGGGCGCGGCGGGGGCAGGCTCGTGCTCGGCCTGCTCGGACAGACGCTTGAGCGGGGACGTCCCCGCGACCTCTTGCTCGGCGGGCGCTTCGAAAGCCGACCAATCGATCTGGTCCGCATCTGGCGGGTTCAGACCCATGAACCAGTCGGGCAGCTCGCTGCCGGACGAGGGTAGATCGGTGGGCGCGGCGGGCACGTCGGGCGCAGGCTGCGCCAGATCGCCGCCGGAGTAGTCGATCTCCTGGAACCAATCCGGCGCTTCCTCGACGCTCTGCTCTTCGAGGCCCATGAACCAGCCGGGCACGAACTCCTGCTCGGCCTGTTCGTCCGGCGCGGCAGGGGCTTCGGACTGCGGCGGCTGGCCTTCCAGCCCGGAAAACCAGTCCGGCACCTCTTCCAACATGCGTTCTTCGGGCGTCTTCTGCGCCTCGCGCGCTGCCTCGGATTGTTCTTCTTCCCATGCGTCGAAGGTCAGGCCCGGCGCAGCGGGCGCTTCCGGCTCTTCGTCCGCAGACAGCACCCATTCCGGTAGGTGCTCCCCGGCGGACGGCTCCTCAACCGGCGCGTCGCTGACGGGCGGCTCGGCAGGGGGCTGCACCCAGCCGGGAATCTCCGGCTCGGCGAGCGGTTCGCCGCTGCCCTGCATCCAATCCGGCAGCGATTCGCCGTCCGTGACGTTGAGCTGCTGGGCCTCGCGCAGCCAGTCGGGCAGCACACCGGGCGCGGGAACGTCCGCTTCTTCGGCGGCGTCTTCGGTTCCGGCACCGTGCAGCGCATCCAGCAGGCCGAAATCAGCTTCGTCCGGCCAGGACAATTCGCCCTCGCCGGAAAGCGCCTCTAAATCGCCGGACGGCGGCGTCAGGTCGCCCGGCTGAAACTCCGGCACGGCGTTGAACGTGTCTTCCTGAAGCCATGCGCCCAGCAGATCGTGCACGGGCGTTTCGGGTTCAGGCGTGGTGGGCGTCTCCGGTGCGAATTCGGGCGCTGCGGATTCAGGCGGCGGGGCCATCTCGGCCAGCCAGTCGGGTAGGCCGCTGGGCGCGGGGATGCCGGGCTTGTCGTCCGCTTCCGGTTCTGCTGCCATCTCGGAGAGCCAATCGAGGTCGCCCTCCGTGGCCGCAGGCACGGCGGGCGTCGGGGTCGGCGTGCCGCTCAGCCGCTCGTCGAAAAAGGCCGCGTCGCTGCTCCACTCCTCCAGCAGATCGTCCAGGGGCGTGTCGCCGGGTTCCGGCTCGCCGGAGAGATCGTCGTCCAGCCAGGGCAAATCGGAAAGCGCGTCGCGTCGCAGGTCCTCTTCGGCGCTGCTCGATGGACGGGTCCGGCCCGGCTCGCGCGCCCATTCCGAGGCAGGCGGCAGCCCTTGATCGGTGTCCGATGTCTCGCCCGGTGCGCTCTCGTCCGGATCGTCTTTCATCCAATCCGGGAGGAGGCTGTCGTCGTCAAAAGGATTAAAGTCGTCCGGCATAAAGTCCTGCTCTCAAATCGGACAACGCCCGATTAACTGCGGTATGAGCGATCCTGGCCGACCAGGACCCGCACGCCGACCGCCAGCGTGCCCAGCGCGACGCCGATCAAAATACCGCGCACGCCGGCGCCCGCAGGCACGCGCACCAGCCAGTCGTGCACGTCGGCCAGCGTATCGGCGTCTTCCAGCGGAATCCACGTCACCAGCACGGCGATCACCGCGAGGCTGAAGATCACGCTCCAGATCGTCACGCGGCGGCGCATCAGGCGATAGGCGGCATACACCAGGAAGAACAGCAGCAGCGCGGCCAGCGCCGATTCCAGGCTGACCTGGACCGACTCGAACACGCGCAGGCTCATGCGCTCGCCTTCCAGATCGCCGGACCACACGTCCAGGCGATCCAGCACGCGCAGCGCGATCACGCCCGCCGCCGACAGCACCACGATCACGCTGTAGAACCAGCCGCGCCCGCGCCCGCCCACGCGCGCCAGGTGCACCACTAATAAATTGAGCACGCCGATCAGCACGGCCACCGCCGCCACGACCGCCACGATCTGCACCAGGAACGACGCGACGCTCGCTTCCGCCGATCCCGGCTCACTGAGCAGCCCGACCAGCGTCACGATCCCAGCGCTGATCACGGTGACAGTCGCCAGCAGGTTCAGCAAGCAGTGGGGTTTCCTCACACCTGACCTCTTGTCTTTTTTGTCGTTACATCTGGCGTGCGGCGCTACAGGGCTTCTTGCAGCGCGGCGACCACGATCGCGATGATAACCGCCCAACGCAGCACGTCCAGCGCGACCACGCCGCCCACATCCACGGGACGTCCGTCGATGTAGGCCGCCCCAGCATATAACTCTTCCCCGATCAGCACGCGGTCGGCCTGGGCAAACGCCACCGCCTGCCCCTCGACCAGATCGCTGTGCGCGATCAATCGCTGGTCGTGGCGCACCGCGCTCGCGCCGAACAACGCCAGCTCCGCGCCAAACTGGCCCAGCAGCACCGACGTGCTCACGTCCGCGTCCGCCGCCAGGCTGCTTGCGCCTGCCGCAAATGCCAGTGAGCGCCGCCCCTGCGGGAACCATGCCGCCGCGCGCAGCCGGTAGGCATCCTGGCGCTGGCGATAGGTGTACGCGCGGCGCAGCGTATCCTGCGCGAGCGGCAGAGTCAGCGGTGCGCTGAGCGTGATCAGCGGCGATCGCGCGCCGACCGCCAACCGCGACGACAGGCGATAAATCAAGTCGGCAGAAGCCAGGGCGCTGACAGTGCTCAACTGGCCGAGCGCCGCGCTGCCGGT is a window encoding:
- a CDS encoding PPC domain-containing protein — its product is MGFEDLDDLSELDEMPPFEEDLDLPGFEEPDEGGISRTFKIVGALLMLAVIAIVGILIVLALGGGDEVSPNELTSTAVIQTNTAVAMNFGYTQTAAQIAFEASQTAVREFELAGTVTQNAIFEAQTQSAANAAATATAEAQLTQTAVAAATSAAEQAASTAAARQATQTAQAEANDATGTAVAQSNGATQTAVAVAARLSGHLVDESNNPFSGVTIRLYRDDGDGVFTPSDVTTVTIPEEGTPLAVTGVPFEEATAGATEEAPSIAYGEAMTETLEDTTPVEWVFDGSAGDVVTVSAVAGDEVSMDMFVEMVGPDGTIVAEDDDSGDGLNALIENFELPEDGTYALRVSSVSGPGDYTLTLTTPNNPASAGPEPEATADAGATEEAGGAAYHPSGGEGHIVLVSGSRQGAQPTPTIELGDEFIGEIITGEGGEFDFGSLEPGVYWLLVDYTSLPADIQAQIPPTDEVLIQVNVPTAGEITFTVGIPPTPTPDLEGISATMTALAELGVSPTTPPTLEMATEEAGVEALPSALPTTGFFSDIADQAGDIDGTNGLTLLAIAAAGLVSVVVIARKLRTPS
- a CDS encoding glutamate mutase L, with the protein product MAFEHVNSILLADIGSVHTRLALVDVVEGQYRFVAGARVRTTAEAPLGSVGIGLDRAAQQITAATGRTLIVPGSESPFLMPEANGHGVDQFLATASAGRPGRVLVAGLTPEMSLASARHVLAGSPVTVVDTISPYDGRTPDQRISAILSAHPDLILIAGGTDEGTESLVLDMAGTVRDALMAMRGQPPSVLYAGNRALRPQIKRLLSTRAAMFYAPNVRPDMREEQVFPAQIELSLAYDDFRSHQPGGFAEVARYSPIGIVPTVQGTISAVRYLTELPRRGVGPLVVDIGSTNSALVAGVHKETRFSVHTGLGIGHSLVDTLDTLKLDTLRKWLPPDVTDDELWDYAHNKALRPATVPGSPRDLMIEQAVAREIVRRMVRGSRAEWGLGRGDLPPAFSPVIAAGAVLTDAQHPGVSAMLLLDALQPVGITELRLDPYNLLSGLGVAAYLKPIITVQMLDGDALLPLATAFSPLGAARNGQSAMTVQIRPASGRTITHTVRGGEIWMAPVSPGMVCNVSIKLRRGLSINGKRRLKLHVVAGAAGIIFDARGRPLALPRPKERVARFERWLAAMTGGDVAPDEPGEEVLAPQEDAAHAVLS
- a CDS encoding DUF6754 domain-containing protein — translated: MTMTNSEITWVLLAVTLAATLIGALLARRRTPVLRPIAAYSLLPDLIADAVESDHAVHFSTGSAALGQLSTVSALASADLIYRLSSRLAVGARSPLITLSAPLTLPLAQDTLRRAYTYRQRQDAYRLRAAAWFPQGRRSLAFAAGASSLAADADVSTSVLLGQFGAELALFGASAVRHDQRLIAHSDLVEGQAVAFAQADRVLIGEELYAGAAYIDGRPVDVGGVVALDVLRWAVIIAIVVAALQEAL